CCAACTTCTGACACCAAAGTGGGCGTGTCCACAGAGGCTGCCACATTCCAATCATCCTTGTGCCTCACTCATCTTCAGGATCTTTCTCATATTGGTTTCGTTgacaaatggtgtcagaagtgggaggGTGTCTAGTTGCCCGCAAGGCAGACTATGCCACTTCTGGCGCCAAAGTGACAAAGGTCCATGTCACACAGTCTTCCTGCTGCCTCATGCATTTCTGGGGTCTCACTCAGAGTTTCCACGGACTGGCGATCTCACAGTGCTCACCTGTGTCAAGGGTTCCTCAGAGTTGCGTGGCAAATGGTTTCAGAAGTGGGACAAGGCGCGGTCGgacttctgacaccatttgtcGTTTGAGTCCACAGTAGTCCTATCCGCAACCCGGATTGAAACCCTACTGGGTCTAAAGAAGCACAACAGTTAAGAGCCAGGCCTGACTTTGAATTAAGGCTCTGGCCCCCTTGCGGTCATCGCTTCCGAGCTAATGAAGGAGCCGCTGCTCCATTTCTGGCACCAAACCCGACTCGATTCTGTTGTAGCACCGTTTGCCCTCGCCCCATTTCATTCCGCTGACTCAGCTTCTGACTCAGCTTCCCCTTTGTCCTGGCAGCCTAAGTGAATTTAGGCTCAAAGCGTCTTGTCATTCTGAAACTTTTACAAGCGCCATTAATTGTCCGGCTCGCAAAAAATCGTCGCTTCATTTGCCAAAGTGCCGCCGGCCGACGCCGAGCGAGGCGGGATGAGCGTAATTAGAGTTGTGGCCGATGTCGCCCGCAGGCCTGCGCAAAGTGATGGTGCGAGCCCACCGCCAGGCGTGGTGTTGGCAGGACGAGTGGTACGGCCTGACCATCGAGGACATCCGGCTGCTGGAGCTGGAGACCCAGCTGGCCCTCGCCAAGAAGATGGCCCAGTACAGCCTCAGCGAGGAGGGCGCTTCCGAGACCAACGGCCACCCCGGCGCTCAGGACCGGGACGAGAATCCGCGCGACGTCGCCGGATCCGGACCCGCCGCCGAGGCCGAGGTCGGCGGCGCGACGCCGGGCTCGGTGCTGGACAACCGGGGAGAGCTGACCAAGCAGTGGTCCACGTCTTCCAGATCCTCCAACAGGTCATCCAAGAGAGGAGGTACCGTGGTCGATCCTAGTCGAGTTTTTAAGACGTGAGTTAGGCTCGGCTAGGTTAGTGTGAAGGCCCTGTTCCAGGTCGCAATCGTTTCTTTGCGTCACAAGATCAATGTTTGGCACACAGTAACCTGCTGCATATTCGCAGTACATTAGTCACAAGTTCAACTATTCccagttttattttcattttttgggagaaCCTATCCTCACTCATTTTTGTGTTCATTCTGTAACTCACTAAAATGCAaaaagatggcgccaaagccaaAACGCTAGCTAAAACGCTAACGGGATAACAGACAAATATTTGCCTCTTCATTTTTTAAAGGATATTAAGCATTCAAATGACTAGTTGGATAATTGCATAGTTTTGTCCAGAGCCTGAGTTTTGGATTACTTCCCGTGGCCATGTTGCCTGGAATATTTGAGTGAATTGTTGGTCCATATCATCAACAACGTGATGTCGTTTGACATCATACACAGCGTCGCAACAAATTAGTGATGTCAGCATTTCGCTTTCTTGGACACAAAAAGTTGAAGGTAGCCTGTCGAGGTTACCGGCACGTAATCTCGCAACCCCCCCCGCAGGAAGTCCCTCTCATCACAGCCTGAGCGAGTGGAGGATGCAGAGCATCGCGCGAGAATCCGACGACAGCACGGACGACGAGTTCTTTGACGCGCACGGTAAAGTCCAGAGTGACACACGCCCGCGACACGTACAGTGTAACGACATTGTGTAACACACCTGAAACACGTTAACAACGCATGGTTACACACGTTAAAAGCAAATTGTAACACACCTGTAACACCCATGCTAACAACGCACTCTAACATACATGTAACACACGTCAACCACACGCTAACGACAAAATGTAACACCCCTGTACCATATGCGTTAGTAACAACTGTAACACAAGTTAACAAAAATTGCCACATACCTGTAACGCACACATTTACAGCACATTCTAACACACTTGTGACCCACATGCTAACAACGCACcgtaacatactgtatgtgtaacaCACACGTTAACACGTGTTGGCAACACTTAACACACCTGAAACGCACGCTAACACGCTTATAACACACATTCACAGCACGTAACACACATGCTAACAACGCACTGTAACATACCTGTAACACACACGCTAACAGCGCATTGTCACACTCCTGTAACACATGTTGCAGTTTATGTAGCACACACATTAATAGCACATTCTAACACACTTGTAACACAAATGGTCACAATGCACTGTAACATGCCTGTAACACACGTGTAAATAAGCACCTTTAACACATGGTAAGAACACGTAACACAAATGAACAACACGTGGTAACACGattgaaacacacacattaacagCTCATTGTAATACACCTCTAAGACACATGCTAACCACGCACTGTAACATATCCGTAACACACAAGACACACGTGAAGTTGAAGGAGGACAAAGTCATTTTGCGTCTGACTACCTCGTTGACGTGTTATTCAGATGGTTTCTCTGACGGCGAGGAGGCACAGCCCAAGGAGATCACCAAGTGGAGTTCCAACGACCTGATGGACAAAATGGAAACCATAGAAGTGGACGAGGTTCCAGGTAACGCGGCGGCCGTCTTCCCGCCGTCTTCTCACCGCACGCCGCGTCTCCATCATGTGTGACGTGGAGGCTTTCTGTCGCAGAGTCGCTGTATCCCGAGTCGGGCGGGGACTTTGGCCAAATGACCAACGAGGAGCCACACGCCGAGGTGTCCGTTATGGCCTTCTCACGCCACTTACTATCTTCCACTaataacccaggctaaactcaaCGCCTCTCTGTACAAACAAATCCATTAACAAATAGTTAAAATCCCCCaaatataatgaaaattaaattagatTGTGTAACTAATGTTGGATCCCGTGATCTTGTCCGTCACTGTTTTTGTCCTCCTGCAGGCGTCTCGGCAGTGTCTTCAGCCGTCCAAAATCCACGTGCTGATTCTGGTCCTGCACGGAGGAAACATTCTGGACACGGGCGCAGGTACGACACGGACCGTCATCCGGTGTTGAcaacacaaaaaatgtaaatccgGGGTTCTCAAAGGAGACTGTCCCAATTGCTCAGTAAGCCGCAGCGTGCGTGTGTTCGCGTGCACGTGCAGGCGAGCAGAACAGCAAGCAGGGTGACGTCAACACGCTGAGCGGCGCCTTCGAGACGGTGATGAGGGTGCACTACCCGGCGGCACTGGGCCGCATCGCCATCCGCACCGTGCCGTGTCCCGCTGTCTGCGTGGAAGCCTTCTCTCTGGTGTCCAAGTGAGTCGCGTGTGTCTTCATGCAGAGGTTTTCTCGCATGTAAAATGTGGAAGCGGCCATCCCCGGCTTTAAAACCTCTGACATCATTCGaactgaggaaaaacaaacgTTGCAAAAAACACCGTTACGCCGCCCGTCCTTTCTGCGCAGCCTGAGTCCGTACAGCTACGACGAGGGCTGCCTGTCCAGCAGTCAGGATCACATCCCGCTGGCCGCGCTGCCTCTCCTCGCCACGTCGGCGCCGCAGTACCAGGACGCGGTAGCCGCGGTCATCCTCAGAGCCAATCAGGTCTACACAGACTTCATCAGGTCCCTGGGAGGAGCCTCCTTCAACGGACAGGTCAGCACAGCAACTTTCTCACTTGGACTGACTGACTGTGttgttttgaatgtgtgtgaTGTGAGACTTTGGAGaagatgtatgtatgtatttgtgtgcgtgtgtgtgtgtctcatgtTAACGTGCATTGtttacaagaagaaaaaagttggctgttttttcagagaaaaagtgttttgtcttttgtttaaaaaatgtattttgttctcGAAAAAAGAAGttgtacatttcaaaaaaaaagtttgagatcattttttaaatatgaaatattccaCCTTCttattgaaagaaaacaaagttgTGCATTTCGTGTTGGAAGCAAATCCTTGTTTTCTTcctataaaaacaaatttggccATTTGTTTCTGCAAATATGAagttagctgttttttttccattttcattttaaaaaaaagaaataatgaattaaaaaataataaaataaatgaaaatgcacCTTTTCTCCAAGAAGACATCGTTCtgcatttttattaaatatagaaattagccatttttttttataagaaaaaaagtcgtgtggaaatgtatttatttttttttccaaggaaaaaaaaagttattttttttcccaacaagaAATACTTCAGTGTGtgttgcaggtgtgtgtgatCGGGGACTGCGTCGGAGGCATCCTGGGCTTTGACGCTCTTTGCAGTAGTTCTGTTCTGGTGTTGGAAAGTCCAAACAGCAGCAGGCGGGGCAGCGCCATCAGCGTGCAGGTAACATCAATCATCTCCGCTATCAATGATGCATACTGAGACGGTTAGCTTAGCATTAGCGCTAACAGCGCACGTACCGTTCGCACAGGACACGGAGCTGCTTTCTCCCGGCATCGTCATCAACAGCGCGTCGCCCTCGTCGCCGTCCCTGGAGGGAAGTCGACACCTGAGCCGGAGTAACATCGACATCCCTCGGTGCTCGGGGCCCGACGACCCCAAGAAGCAGCTGCCGCGCAAACGCAGCGACTCCTCCACCTACGAGCTCGACACCATCAAGCACcaccaggccttcttgtccaggTCAGGCACAGACTCGGACACAAACGCCCAATTCAACCAACCGATCACTCAAAAATCATCACTTTTCGGAGTGTTTTTCTCAACCAAAAAGttgcttttttaatttgtttttatagaaatgaaaagctgcatggttttttttttccaagagaaaAACAGTTGTCCATTTACTTTTCACGAAAGAAACCAAAAGGTTTATTTCttcaagaaaataaatcataaattttttatgatgaaaaagtatgcattttttttactgagaaaGAAGTTGACAGTTTTCATCTGGGGGAacaaaagttgtacattttttaaaataattttttggggtagAAAAACAATATGCTTCCCCCCATCTCCCCCAAAAAACGAGCTTTATTTCAGACGGAAAAAAATGTAAGCGTTTTTTTAAGAGAGAAgacaagttgtatattttttttcaagaaaaaaaggttaAGGGAATTTCTTTTCGCTTTATTGCAGAGGAaaagaaatgtgcatttttttccagaaaaaaaaggtgtgttcATTTTGCcagaaaagtatttattttgtattttttttttttttacaggggtTATTTTTGTGACTAAAAAAGACACACTTTACCCCCTAAGAAAAATAATCTTTTCAGAGAAAATAAAAGTTGTGAATCTGCTCAGATTGTATTGCTGAATGaattagttgttgttttgtgttgttgttgtgggtgcAGCCTTCACTCCAGCGTGATCCACGCGGAGTCCTGCTCGCGGCGCTCCAGCAACAGCACCATGCTGGAGGGAGGATCGCTGGGCAAGTTTGACTTTGAGGTGACAGACTTCTTCCTGTTTGGATCTCCTCTGGGCCTGGTGCTGGCGCTCAGGAAGACTGTGGTGCCCTCGTTGGACGGTGAGGATACATCGTATTTAAAACATCTCATTGGCTGGGTGTCAAGCTCGTGTCAAGGCAACAGGTGGCGCTAGTAACCCCATCCGTAAGGCCTCggtagccaatcagaagccgtcAAGTACTGGCTGTGTCCTACATGTGACAACGGTCTCCTCTTCCAATGGCGGGACTGCCAGTGCGGAATGCGATCGACTGACCGTGCCTGTGTTTTCTCTTCTGTTCTCCTTCAGTGACGGCTCTGCGTCCGGCCTGCCAGCAGGTCTACAACCTGTTCCACCCGGCAGACCCGTCAGCTTCGCGCCTGGAGCCTCTCCTGGACAAACGCTTCCACCTGCTGCCCCCCTTCAGCGTCCCGCGCTATCAGCGCTTTCCCCTGGGGGACGGACACTCGGCTCTCCTGGGTGAGCAAACACACACTACGGCTATTTTACATCGTGTTCGGGTTCAATTTGacctgttttgatatttgacagcaataaaaatagCCTAAATGGCATTCCTTCCACCCCTTATTCTGTATGGGTACTTTATACACAGGATCGCAACCTAGGACTAAAAACGGTTTTAGGAGTTAAAGTTCACACCCTAGATCCGGCACATAGGCAACATTCCGCATTCGTCTGAAGCCGCCAAATTCGCAAGCGACTTCAACCCCTCACTCCCTATAGGTGCCTTACACACAAGAAACCGACCTGGGTAAATGTAGTGAAAAGCTTTTTTATTGCCAGTGTGAAACAGGTTTCGTCGGGTAAATGTCACACACCGGCTTCCTGTTATACCCTTACTCATAGACGAAGTTCTCCGACTGCCGCTCCCACTCTGTATCGGCACCGTACACACAGGAGCGCGTCAAAAAAATAGCAGTGCGAAAAAGGCTTGGATTGTTGTTGTGACGCCCTGCCTCGTTCTCGTAATGGCCTCCAGTGGAGACGGTGCAGGGCAACCCTCAGCTCCTGATGGAGCCGGCGTTCCAtcgcagtcaggagatgggcgTGAACGAGACCTCCATCCCCGTGCCCGTCCTCAACTGGCCGTCCTCCGGTTAGTACCCACCGCCCCCTCCTCCTGTCCTGTCGACTTTCATGTGATCAATTCCCACTCACTAACCCTCTGACGAATGTGTCCACGTGcagtttcaacttttttttcacttatttgTTCTGAAAAATACTCGTATGtggctttttttctggtgtagtgctacattcgcctgactttggtgcaggcagcgtgggttcaagtTCCCACTCGGTGATGGAGTGGATGTTTGTCTgtctctttatgtgccctgccactgaccaaatatgaaatgttgcCACAGATTTGAGCAAGTCTCTGggaagttgacgcacatgatttgcttttgttggCCTGGTAAAAGGATTTCTCGAACACCTATTTTGTTTCTCTACAGTAGATGGGAGCGCTCACATTTCGGTGGACGCCGCCTACCCGCCGCCGTCCACGTCTCCCGGTGTCCCTCACATCCGCTGCCACCGCCGGGCGAGCGAGGCCAGCCTGGCGAGCCAGGTGTCGGGCTTGGCCGAATCGTATGCCGCCTCCAACGTCGCCAACAGTAAGTCGGCCTCGGGCCTTCGGTCCCCGCACGTTCCTCGCGCGCTCGCTTGTTTGACGCCTTGTTCCGAACCAAACGTCCCCTCAGCCGGCCGGGTGAAAAAAAGGCTCAGTCTTCTGTCCCAGATTCCCTTCCGTAAACTCGCCTCCCGGACGCCGTCGTTGCGCTCGTGCAGGAAAACCCGCCAGGTGTTCCTGAGAGCCGCCGAGTCGGAAGCAGGCTCGGACGCCGGCTCGGATGTCACCGCTGACATTCCAGACATCACCTCACCCGGGGCACTAAACAACTTGGCGCAAGGTACCCTGGGATGTGTAGTGCGAGGACACGAGCTCCTTCTTCGTTCCCCCCCTGAGctgtcctcttcctcttctgacACCTTCCACCCTGGGATAGTCTTCCTCAGTAGGAGAGGTTACACCTGCCGCCCTTTGGTGCCAGACTGGCCCATGACGCGTGGGTCCAATCTCAAGTTTGATGATCCTACGTTACAGTGCGACTTTCTGCCTCTAGCGTTCCTCTCTTTGTCTTATTAGCCAGGAACTGAAAAGTCACTTTCCACCAATCCGCTCCATAATCcattgattcccaaccactgcgATCCAATTTCGCTTAATTCTGGTCACAAACAAGCTGAGAGGGTAGCAAAATCGTAAAAAATTGCGCACTGGGTGGGACCAGACTTGTTGGTGGAAATCTATCTTAAATACGCGCTTTTACGTTTTCAACACAGTCTCGATGTGATCTTGCAGTTGCGTCTCGCTGGTGGGGCAGCAAGCGGATGGACTACGCCCTCTACTGTCCCGATGCCCTGACGGCGTTCCCCACCGTGGCCCTGCCGCACCTCTTCCACGCCTCCTACTGGGAGTCCACAGACGTGGTGTCCTTCCTGCTCAGACAAGTTGGTCAAGTCTTCACTTTAACCCATACAGAGgtcctttttatttcctttggcATTTAGGAGTTTGCAGTAGTATAATTGGTATTAGGATTACCAGGGGGTCCTTGGAACAAATTCCCCCCCTCAATATTGTTAACATGCTAGGATGCTTCCGCAGGTAATGAGGCACGAGAACTCCGGAATTCTGGAGCTAAATGGCAAAGAAGTGTCAGAGTTCACGCCATCCAAGCCCAGAGAAAAGTGGCTGCGCAAGCGGACTCATGTCAAAATCCGGGTAAGACCTTCActtgttttgtggccaaaacacaattttattttgtcaagtgAAACTAGTTTTGGGGgcagaattaaaaaataaataaataaataaagcgttGGTCATTTTGTTCTCCATTTGAAAAAGCGACAATGACATGACAGTGTTTCCTCGCTATATCACGcttcacctattgcagattttttttttcatattcatatcacacaaaagtttttttttttttgtatttaaaaacacttcCTAGCCTAACActtaactgtaaaaaaaagaaaagaaaagaaaaggaaaattcattaaaacatccacccgtccatccattctcaacaccgcttatcctgacataaaacattacaaggaataaaatgtaaaaagtacagtactactgtgtatgtttaagagtgtatagaaagtgtttataatagTATGGTTGAGGTTAATAGGAGTTTGGGAAACATTAATACGAGTTTCAGAAAGCTTTagaatatgtataaataatgaaaaataaatgcagacaCTGCTTCGCAACAAACTCAATAAAATCTATTTTCAAGATGAATCGCCCAAACTCGAGTTTATGGGTTCTTGACCCCGGGACTGTCTATTgaacacatttctttttctcttgTCAGAATGTGACGGCCAACCACCGTGTGAACGACGCCGTGTTCACAGAGGACGGCGCCCAGACGGTCACCGGTCGCTTCATGTACGGACCGCTGGACATGGTGACGCTTACGGGAGAGAAGGTAAGCGCCGAAGCTGCCGGCGTCAAAAGCAGTCATTCCCAAGCACTTTACCTTAGCTTGCTAATAATAACCaatcatctttttgttttgcgCACAGATCGACATCCACGTCATGACGCAGCCCCCCTCGGGCGAGTGGGTCTATTGCGACACGCAGCTCACCAACAGCAGCGGTCGCGTCTCCTACGCGCTTCCCGACAACAAGCGGCTGGGAATCGGGGTGTATCCCGTCAAAATGGTGGTCAGGTACGCAGAGTTGTTGGCTGTGCTGGGAATCACTAGCGGTTTGCCAGAtagtaaacaataaaaaaaaaaagagacttcaagctgttatatggcactcccagttgaaatttactgtcaaacaaaacatgcaatttGAGAATTACACGTACATGTGAAACAACCGCATAGCTATGCCTCTGctaagcttaatgctaacaaagcagatgggctaacaaatagcatcgatGTGGCAGTGTAACACGCGTTGCTTTCgtcaacggatatttgaacacaaacattgcAACAACACGTGgacagacaaaataacaatacccacaggtatatattcttcatcctctgtgaaaaataatatatataataatataattgatTACACGTATGATGACGTCCTCTTTTTTGCTGCGGCAAGGGGCGACCACACGTTTGCCGACAGCTACCTCACCGTGGTACCACGCGGGACCGAGTTTGTGGTGTTCAGCATCGACGGCTCGTTCGCCGCCAGCGTGTCCATCATGGGCAGCGACCCCAAGGTGCGAGCGGGAGCCGTGGATGTGGTCAGGTAAGGACTGTTATCCTATTTACTTGACTTATTATAGTCCCTTATTGGCGTATTCTATACACAATGCATGAGGCAGTTCCACAAGGCTCCGTCCTAGGGGCTCTTCCATTCAATATAAAACTGCTCCTTTTTAAACATGAATATTAAGGGAATGGCTAATTGACATTTCTGTTGCTCAGCTGGCACAGACGGTGAAATGGATGTAGAACTGACATTAGCTATTAGGCTAGCCGTTATGTTTCGCTTTATCATCCAAAGACAACCTAACCAAAAATGTTTCTACATACCTGCGAGAAAATGCGTTCCAAAAACCCGATGACAGAGATTTGGCTCTCATTTTGTCCCAGTCTTACAatcttctctgtacaactaTTTACGACATCCACTCTATTTATCCTCCTCAACCACAGGTTCCgctgaatttatttttattttgttgaaacaAATTAAGTAGTACCTAAACCTTTTGAGGTATACCTAGCAGTGCAACCCCAAACACAAAAAGTTTCTGTCATcgttttcagttcaggtcaaCTTTTCCTCCACCCAGAAGTATCATGGCGCCTATTGTTtataaacattataaaaaagGACCATGTAATAAGGTACGTAGGTCGACGTgactgtgcgtttgtgtgtcagGTACTGGCAGGACCTGGGCTACCTGATCGTGTACGTGACGGGGCGTCCCGACATGCAGAAGCAACGCGTGGTGGCGTGGCTGTCGCAGCACAACTTCCCGCACGGCGTGGTCTCCTTCTGCGAGGGCCTGGTTCACGATCCGCTCCGCCACAAAGCCAACTTCCTCAAGTGCCTCGTCAGCGAGGTGGGGGGGACGGCAGTGGAGGCCGGCgaaaatgaagaaatgaaacACTCTGCAAGGCTTTACCCCTCACTATCTCTCCGGATGTGCTCAGGCCCAGATGAGGATCTTCGCTGCCTACGGCTCCAGCAAGGACATTTCGGTGTACGCCAACGTCGGCCTGCCGCCGTCGCACATCTACATCGTGGGAAGACCCACAAAGAAGATGCAGCACCAGTGTCAGGTATGACAATGACCGGGAAAAAAAGCACGTACCCACCTGTCTTTCACACAACAAAGCAAGGCATTGTGTCTGTGTGATTTCACACAACGATCAGTCAGATTGGATCCGAGTTTCCCAATCTTCAGGCACTTGCTTGATAAGATGAGAAAACCTTACGCAAGCAACACAAAAAATGCCGGCtctctctgtgtgaaagaggcaGAGACGCTGCAACAGGAACGCAACCCGGGCAATTGCCTTGGGGGGGCTCTGAGCTGAAGGGGTCTCCAAGAGACATTGGCCCTTATCAAGGACAAAACAATGGCACTGCTGTAGACACCGCAAGAACAATATGTCGCGAATTACCTTACCTTACCTTACCTTACCTTATCAGCTGTTGCTGGCTGGTGACGAGTAGAGGCCCGAGAAAGACGGCTGATATTGGTCAATTTTAACCGGAAACCTCCATAGACTGCAATTTTGGGGAGGCCACCGTGGTCCCTCTTGCTTGGGGCCTCCACGGGGGTCTAGAAACACTCCTGGGGAAGAGGGACGATCTAAGCCACCACGATGGTTGTCTGTTGCAGTTCATTCCGGACGGCTACGCCTCGCACCTGTCCCAGCTGGAGTACAACCAGCGTTCCCGTCCCGCCAAGTCGGCCAGCGCCCGCATGGTCCTGCGCAAGAGCAGCTTCGGGTTGGGCGCCGCCTCGGGGGACTTCCTGCGCAAGCGCAACCACATCTTCCGCACCATTTCGCCGCAGCAGCCCGGCGGCCCGCCTTCCGGCTCCCCCAAGCCGCCGGGCCGGACGGAGCGAACGCAGAGCCAGTGCGAGGCGGAGCGCGGCGTGACGGCGGCGGCCACGGCGCAGCGGAGCATGAGCGTGGCGGCCGGATGCTGGGCACGCGGCGGAAGCGCGGGGTTACACGGCCCCaaatgaggcggcacggcgggAGCCACCGTGATCTCTAAGGAGTGGACTCGAGCCGACTGTGTAGCATGACTCTTTTACACTAACACTTTTATATAGCATACGACACGGAAGGTTTCAATGTAATGAGCCTTACGCTAACGTCACACACGACACTTACATAAAGTAtatcatacattttctataaaagcAGACCAAGCATTCAATGTAACAGCTCAggttcatttcatttgaaaaatgtcgCCGTGGTAACCCACTCATCGTTTCCAGTGGGAAGTTATGTGAGCAGTTATGCCATATGCTTGATATCcggcttaaggtccatgtactcaATAGTAAGACAATTCGGCGCACTAGTTGAATGACTGTCCTACTagtatggttttttttctcccactacTGTACTTTCTGTACACGAGTAGGACAACTTTTGGCATACTACATGCTATTAGTGGGGTAtaactgcactagttgacatctgcacactactagtactactagtgataAAACGTATAATGTCACCTACAGTGACTTCTATATTTAGAGATGTCGTTGTGCTGCTTGTATGGCAAAATTGTCATACATTTGGAAGAAACGTTACGAGTAAGACAGTAGTTCTACTAGTGGGGGCTAGTCGATCTACTAGCGCACTTTATTGGCTTACAAACGCGGACAGAGTGTACTAATatatttgtcacatttgttaACCTGTCGCGCTTTAGATTTTTTGGGGCGATGTCGTCAGTTTGTATTATCTTTCAGCTTGCTCTGATTGTCGTCAGCTtcagcaaaatgtttccacatctcAGTTGATGCCTCGTTTTTCTTAACGAGGAACGTAAAAGCTTATTTCTTGCTCCCTCTGAACACGAGGTGCAGAGTGCAGACGCCAAACTGTGTGTGGCTCTGTTACTTTCACTCCTACAGTACcggcactaaaaaaaaaacccattcaaAATCAAAAGTAAGGTATTGCTGCTCTGTTCGGCAAGATCTTTGTACCTCAGGAttgttttgtcactttgtgacctTTGAAAGtttcatcaatttaaaaaaaagtgccagATAGTGATAACTGAAAGTGACGTGATCAGCCCTGATTTGCGATGAGGTGATTAAATCGGGACAACGCTACCTGCCAATTTCTCCCAATTGCCATTtacaatatcaaataaatgctcaagcaGCTTTCCATACTGCATTTGCCACCGGTGTAACAcacaatatgtttattgttCATACAAGCCCTCCAGT
The sequence above is a segment of the Phyllopteryx taeniolatus isolate TA_2022b chromosome 15, UOR_Ptae_1.2, whole genome shotgun sequence genome. Coding sequences within it:
- the LOC133489864 gene encoding membrane-associated phosphatidylinositol transfer protein 2-like isoform X4, with amino-acid sequence MLIKEYRIPMPMSVDEYRIAQLYMIQKKSREESCGEGSGVEILENKPYRDGPGGSGQYTHKVYHIGKHIPSWFCSILPQAALRVEEESWNAYPYTRTRYTCPFVEKFSIDIETYYMPDTGDQSDVFSLSSAEKRQRTVDPIDIVKDYIAPHEYLAEEDPRLYQSLKTRRGPLSEDWIEEIGRTPGDRSVMCAYKLCKVEFRYWGMQSKIERFIHDVGLRKVMVRAHRQAWCWQDEWYGLTIEDIRLLELETQLALAKKMAQYSLSEEGASETNGHPGAQDRDENPRDVAGSGPAAEAEVGGATPGSVLDNRGELTKQWSTSSRSSNRSSKRGGSPSHHSLSEWRMQSIARESDDSTDDEFFDAHDGFSDGEEAQPKEITKWSSNDLMDKMETIEVDEVPESLYPESGGDFGQMTNEEPHAEASRQCLQPSKIHVLILVLHGGNILDTGAGEQNSKQGDVNTLSGAFETVMRVHYPAALGRIAIRTVPCPAVCVEAFSLVSNLSPYSYDEGCLSSSQDHIPLAALPLLATSAPQYQDAVAAVILRANQVYTDFIRSLGGASFNGQVCVIGDCVGGILGFDALCSSSVLVLESPNSSRRGSAISVQDTELLSPGIVINSASPSSPSLEGSRHLSRSNIDIPRCSGPDDPKKQLPRKRSDSSTYELDTIKHHQAFLSSLHSSVIHAESCSRRSSNSTMLEGGSLGKFDFEVTDFFLFGSPLGLVLALRKTVVPSLDVTALRPACQQVYNLFHPADPSASRLEPLLDKRFHLLPPFSVPRYQRFPLGDGHSALLVETVQGNPQLLMEPAFHRSQEMGVNETSIPVPVLNWPSSVDGSAHISVDAAYPPPSTSPGVPHIRCHRRASEASLASQVSGLAESYAASNVANIASRWWGSKRMDYALYCPDALTAFPTVALPHLFHASYWESTDVVSFLLRQVMRHENSGILELNGKEVSEFTPSKPREKWLRKRTHVKIRNVTANHRVNDAVFTEDGAQTVTGRFMYGPLDMVTLTGEKIDIHVMTQPPSGEWVYCDTQLTNSSGRVSYALPDNKRLGIGVYPVKMVVRGDHTFADSYLTVVPRGTEFVVFSIDGSFAASVSIMGSDPKVRAGAVDVVRYWQDLGYLIVYVTGRPDMQKQRVVAWLSQHNFPHGVVSFCEGLVHDPLRHKANFLKCLVSEAQMRIFAAYGSSKDISVYANVGLPPSHIYIVGRPTKKMQHQCQFIPDGYASHLSQLEYNQRSRPAKSASARMVLRKSSFGLGAASGDFLRKRNHIFRTISPQQPGGPPSGSPKPPGRTERTQSQCEAERGVTAAATAQRSMSVAAGCWARGGSAGLHGPK